CCAAGACTCATAGAAATTTTTGATGCTAGATCAAAACCGTCAACCCCTACTATGACAGTACCGTTAAAGGATGAATATGCTCAAGATTTAAATTTGGCTAAAGAAGTTGCCAAGAATATAGAGGAAGTATTATTAGAAGAAATACTCGATAGACATGAGATTGATTTGACGACTATGGAAATTAGGCTCTATATCAACCTGAATCAACTCAAGCAGAGAGACATTTCTTTAGATACAGTAATTAACTTTCTTAAGGCTGTAAGGAATGTGGAAGTTGAAGTTGAGGATTACAATGCCGGAATTATTAGAGTTATCCCTCAATTTGAGGAATTTTCTTATGCTAAGATTAACATGTTAAAGAATAAGATTCTTGACATAAGGCTCAAAGGAATACCTGGTATACGTAGGGCTATCGTGAAAAGAGGTAAATTAAATGATAAGGAGGAATGGTACATCATAACTGAAGGATCTAATATGGAGGCTGTTATGAAAGTGCCTGGTGTGGATGCCAAAAGGGTTATTAGTAATGATATTTTTGAAGTATATCAGGTTTTGGGTATAGAGGCCGCACGTCAAGTTTTAATACAAGAGGCTCGTAAAGTTTTAGAAGAACAGGGTCTTGAGGTGGATATGAGACATCTCATGTTGGTAGCTGACATGATGACCATGGCTGGTAATATAAGACAGATAGGAAGACATGGCATAGCTAAAGATAAAAGCAGTGTTTTAGCTAAGGCAGCTTTTGAGATAACAACTAAGAACATTTATGATGCTAGTGCAAGGGGGGATGTTGATAAGTTGAAAGGCGTTGCTGAGAACGTGATCGTTGGACAACTTATACCGTATGGTTCTGGTAATATTGGTGTATTCTTTGATTCCAGCTCAATCAAGGCAATCTCTAAAAAACAAACAGAACAAACTGAGAAAAAAGAGATAACTGTTAAAGAAAAAGCTGATAAGTCAAGTAGTTCTAAACAGTGAGGAGGATGATGCGAAATGGTAGATATCGCGAGAGAACTCAAAGTTGCTATGCAAACTGGAAAAATAGAAATAGGTTATAATTCTGTTAGGAATCTCATTTTAACAAAAAATGTTTCAGGTATAATTGTTGCTGGTAAAGGACCTCGCGAAAAAATTGAATCACTGAAATATTATTCTAAAATTTCTAAAATTCCAGTTTATATCTATGATGGAACAAGCTGGGATTTGGGAAGGCTCTGTGGAAAACCTTTCACCGTATCTGTTGTAGCAATAATCAATCCTGGTGAATCTGAGATAATGAAAATTTTTAAGTCATCATCTGAGGAGGATACAATGGATGCCGGAAATAAGGCTCAGTAATAGAGAACTTCGTTATATAGGACTTTTTGAATCTCTTACTGGTGCTGTTGTTAAGGATTGTGTTATTGATGAGAGGTATAATAGAGTTATTTTTATTGTGCGCCCCGAAGATGTTGGGTTAGCAATAGGCAGAGGAGGAGAAAAAGTAAATCAGTTGAAGAGTGTTATGAAAGTTAATATTGAAATAGTTAGCTATGCAGAAACGCCTGAAGAAATTATAAAAGCTAGTCTAATGCCTGCTCGCATAAAGAATGTGAGGATAACTAGCAATCCAGCTGGTGAAAAAGTTGCTCAGGTTACTGTTGATCCTAAAGATTTCGCAGTAGCAATAGGCCCGAAGGGAAAAAATATTAACAGAGCAAGGATCTTAGCGAAAAGATATTTTGATATTTCTAATATATACATAACATCTTCATAATTTTAAGGTGTTTCTGTTGATAATAATAGAATTAATATTATTAGTTCTAGTTGCTGTCATAGCCGGATTGATAGGTTCTGTTTTTGGTGTAGGTGGAGGCATTATATTAGTGCCTCTTCTTGTTTTCGTATTCAATGTTCCAATTAGAGCTGCAGCTGGAATAAGCATAGTGTCTATAATTGCTACATCATTGATGGGTTCTTCAGTATACTTAAAGGATGAAATAACTAATGTAAAATTAGGTGTCATATTGCAAGTTGCAATGAGCACAGGATCCATCATCGGAGCATTGATCTCGGTATATGCATCAGAAGAAATAATATCGCTAGCGTTTAGTTTTATGCTATTTTACGCTTCATACATGATGATAAGAAGTGCTCAGTCATCCAGCAGAGAACTAAATACATCCGAAGGTATTGCATCAAAGCTAAAATTAGATGGATCGTTTTTAGATAAAAGTGAAGGTCGCATTGTTAATTATGGTGTGAAAAATCTCGTCCAAGGATTCCTTGTTTCGATACTAGGTGGTATAGTTGCAGGAATGCTTGGTGTTGGTGGTGGTTTAATCAATGTACCTGTAATCTCTATGCTAATGAATGCCCCAATAAAAGTAGCAATAGCAACAAGTAATTTCATCATAGGAGTAACAGCCGTTTCAGGATCTATTGTATATTTTATAAGAGGGCTTGTGAAGCCGTTGGTTGTGGCGCCAATAGTAGTTGGCATTGTAATAGGCGCTTTTGTAGGTGCTAATTATATGCCCAAGATACGTAACATTACATTAAAGAGGCTATTCTCACTTTATTTAATATACACTGCAATAAAACTAATCCTAAGATCGCTTGGAATACCAATACCGTTCTAGGTGATAGCTATGAAAGTAGAAAATGTATTATCGAAAATCTTCAGAATAGGACTTTTAATGTCAGTAATAATAATTCTTATAGGACTTTTTATTTCAGGCTTTAGAGAAATCAATAAACCGAATATTCCATTAGAAAATATTTTTCTGGAAAATCCTATTACAATCATAACATTTGGTATCATAGTACTCATGTCGATGCCTATAATTGGTTTAATAGTACTTTTCGTGCATTTTCTTAAATTATCTAATAAATTTTTCATGATTATGACACTTTACACACTCTTGTTAATAATGATAACAATATATTTGTTATTATAACTTTTTTAAAAATACTATTAAAATAAATTTAAGGATTTGTGATTTACTATCATTATTGCTTATAGTTACATGATAAATACTTATACTAATTAAAGTCTATTGCTTTCTTGATCTGAAGAACAAGGTTTTAAGTGCGAATTGACACTCTCTGCGACTGAGGTCGGGGGACTCTCGGTTTCTCTACCTGAGGTTTCATCGTACCGAGTTCTGGGCTGTGTCAAACCAGCCCCTGCTATGAGCATATAGCCCATAGCCCGCTCGCTGGAACCTCTTTCTAAACTTCAGCTCGGAGCCTTATTTTGGACATCCGAGCCACATTCGAGCGATACGCTCAAAAACTATAAATCCTCAAAGATATTTAAGTTTATCAACAATTCATTCCAGAACTAAAGTTCTAAGCTTTCTTATCGAACTATTTGTAATGCACAACCATAAAAATAAGTTGGTTATAATTTAGTTTGGTGTTTGGTGTGCAAGGAATTTTGGTTTCAACTTATAGGGGTCGTGAGGATGATTGTGCATCAGAATTATGGGTTTTGCTTAGAGAAATAGGGGAGCCTAACCCTGATATTCAAAGACTTCCATTACCGGGATTGGTGATCGCTTATACAGAAAATGATCCAATTATTTTAGTTGAAAAAATTAGAAGTTATGCTGGCGAACATCCATGGGATTTTCGTTATGTACTAAAAATTGTGCCTCTTGAAATCGTAATTGAGAGCTCGTTAGAAAAATTAGAGGAAGCAGTTAAAAAGCTTGCAGAGAAAATTGAGCCTGAAAAGACTTTTCGTGTTACGGTTAATAAAAGGAGTTCTCCATTATCAATGCACGAAATAATAGATGTTGCCGCACAACAAGTGAAAAATAGGAAGGTTAACTTAGAAACCCCTGATTACATTATAAACATCGAGGTTGTGGGAAGTATGATGGGAATTTCTGTAATTATTCCAAAACATATAGTTTCTATACAAAAAATTAAGGACGAATACCTGAAAAATATTACCAGCAAAGGTTAAAATCAGACTCAAATATTTAGTTAACAGTTAGTATTAGACAAACATTTCAACAAGAAGAACTATATAGAACAAAGTTTCAAAAGTTAAAATCCTTCATTTATGAGGTTCACAACATTATTTTAGAGTTTTTTGTGCTTAGGTTAAAATCGACCTCTTTTAAATATGTATTTTTGATGGAATTATTAAAAAATTAATATCGTAGAAATGGTCTATAAAGAGATAAGTTTATATGTATGCTTACTCCCATAATGGGCGGTGGTTATAAAATGAAGAAATATTTTGAAGAGGAAGAAGAAGGAGAAGAGGAAGAAGAGGAAGAGGAGGAAGAGTGGGAAGGAGAAGAAGAGGAAGAAGAGTTTGAGGAAGAAGAGTTTGGAGAAGAAGAGTGGGAAGAAGAATTTGAGGAAGAAGAAGAGGGTGAGTGGGAGGAGGAAGAGTAGTAGTAAACTATTAACGATTTTTTTTATTGTAGGTGTTGTACTTTGGAGTTTTGTCCTAAATGTGGGGGGTTAATGCGCCCTAGTAAGACTAAAGATGGTAAACCAGCTTTTATATGTACTAAATGTGGCTATATATTAGTTAAAGTTGCTGAAAAACGAATTGTTGTTAAAGCTAAGGATGCTAGAGATAAAGATATTGCGGTTAGTAAAGAGGGAGAGACTTCAAAAGTTAAAGAAGAAGAAAAGGCAATGATAGAGGAGACGTATTCAACATTACTAGAAAATTATGAAGAATAATTTATAGTGCAGTTTGCTATTTCATTAAGTGAGCTCGATGGTTATAAGAATTGCAGTAGTAGATAAAGATAGGTGTAGGCCGAAGGATTGTCATCAAGAATGTATTAGGTTTTGTCCTATTGTGCGTGCAGGAAGAGAGATAGTTTACATAGATAAGGGTAGTGGGAAGGCTGCTATTGATGAGGATGGTTGTATTGGTTGTGGTATTTGTGTTAATAAGTGTCCTTTTAATGCTATAGATATTATTAATTTAGTTGATGAACCAAAAGCACAACTTGTTCATATTTATGGTAAAAATATGTTTCGTTTGTATGGGTTGCCTATTCCTCAACGTAATAAAGTTGTTGGGATTTTGGGTGTTAATGGTGCTGGCAAAACTACAGCACTTAATATTTTATCTGGCAGGCTGCATCCAAATTTAGGTATTCTGGATAAAGAAGTAAGTGTTGATGAAGTTATTAGAACTTTTAAAGGAACCGAACTCCAAGGTTACTTAAAAGATCTTTATAATAATAAGATTCGCGTATCATATAAGCCTCAAAATATAATTCAGCTTACGTTTATAAGTGGTACTGTTAGTCAAGCATTGCGTTACAGTGATGAACGTGGCTTGTATGATGATGTAATCGAAAAATTAGAGCTAGAGGGTATCTTGGATCATAAAGTTAAGGAACTCAGTGGTGGCGAGTTGCAGCGGTTAGCTATTGCTATTGTGTATTTACGTGATGCCAATGCGTATTTCTTTGATGAACCTGGCAGTTTTCTTGATGTCTACCAACGTATGCGTGTAACTAAGTTGATACGCAGTTTAATAAGTCCTAGTAGAATTGTAGTTGTTGTCGAACATGATTTAGCATTTTTAGATTATGTTTCTGATAATGCTCATATAATTTATGGAAAGCCGAAAGCTTATGGTATTATATCTTCATCTTATAGTGTAGGTCCAGGCATAAATAATTATTTGGATGGCTATCTTCCAAGCGAAAACATAAGGATACGTAAGGAAAGCGTGAAATTTGATCTGAAACCACTGTCTAGTACTGTCAAAGAAGAATTCCCAGTTTTTGAATGGACTGAATTAGAAGTCAAGGTCAATAATTTTAGATTGTTGGTCTCTCCTGGCTCTCTCTCTAACGGTGATGTCGTTGGCGTGTTAGGACCTAATGGTGTAGGGAAAACTAGCTTTGTAAGAGTGCTAGCTGGTGAATTAACACCTGTAAGTGGGGCCGTATATTCAAGATTAAGGAATAAAGTGAGAATGAGTTATAAACCCCAAGTTATAACACCAATAGATCTTACTGTTGGAGAGTGGCTCAAACTGGCTAATCCTAAATTTTCTGAAATAGAGTGGATAATGGATGAAGTCATTCGTCCTTTAAATTTACATCTTATAATGGATAGACGTACCACAGAAATTAGTGGTGGCGAGTTACAATCACTAGCAGTTGCTGTCACGGCAATAACTGATGCTGATGTATATCTTTTTGATGAGCCTAGCGCATTTTTAGATGTAGAACAGAGGTTAGTTGTCGCAAAACTGATCAGAAAGTTAGCAGAGTCCTTATCTAAGGTTGTTTTAGTTGTGGATCATGATTTGATAATTCATGATTTTGCTGCTAAAAAGATTATGTTGTTTACTGGAAGACCTGGAATCGAAGGGCACGCTGATGAAATAATGAGTCTGAAGCATGGTATTAATACTTTCTTGCATGATGTAGGCATAACTTTCCGAAGAGATCCAAAAACTGGAAGACCAAGAGTAAATAAGGATGGTTCATGGCTTGATAGGTATCAAAAAAGTATAAATGAATACTATTATCTTTCACCAGAATTGCCTACCACTGTTAAAGATAAAGAGGGAGAATAATTAATGAACACAGTAAGATCTACAGCGTTACTTTTTATAATCTCTTTGCTCTTTATTTTTTATACATGTACGCAAATCTTACTTTCCCTAAATCTTATAATTATTTATAATATACAAGAAATGCGCACAACATTCATGACATTAATGATTATCTCGTTTTTGTTTTATGTTTACTATTTTTATAATATGATCAACAAATTGTCATCTCACATTAAGAATTCGATTGATACAATAATTAGGCTTATGAATGCTAACAATTTAGTGAATGATTATTATTTATTACAAGAAATAGATGATGCTAAATCGTCTACTATTACTTTTCGAAGGAGTTATCTAATATTTCTTCTCATTTTTCCACCATCAGTAATTTATATTTTTTACAATATTAAACTCAAGTTTCGTAAGCATGCAATACATGAATATAGAGCAATATATTTGATTGCTACCAAAGGCATTGGGCATGTAAAGCTTTTAGGTGGTAATATTCCTAAAGTTGAAAGATTGACAGAGATCATACTATTATCAATATTGTCACTTGGTTTATACTTGACATATAAATGGTATGACTTTTCTCGACATCTTGAGGAACATCTAAAATCATACAATACATGGTATATAACGTCTTCTTTAGGTTAAAATTGTAGAACCTTCAGTACTGAAAATCAATTGTTTGTTCATGTCTAGCTTGTTTTAATTAGAAAAATTTATATTGCGTCTTTTTTATAAAGATGGGTAACCGTTGTGGGATTCATAGATTTTCGTCCCTTCCCTCTATCGGCAAACGCTTTCGAGGGCTTTCGCCGCCAACGGTGAAGGACGGCACATTGGAAGTTCCCCCGCCTGCCTGTCGTCCTATTCGCATTGGAAGCAGGACCCATATCGGCATAAAAAATCAACTCAAAACGTCTGTAAAAATCTATCTATTCAAAAACTGCTCACCAACCCAGAAAGCTTAGAGCTTTTTAGCTTTGGAATAGACAAAGTTTAAACATGATGTTAGTTCACTAAATTTTGGATGTTCCCGATGTGGACGGAATAACATCTGAATTAGAGCGAAAACATAAGCCATACCTCTAGGTATGGGATTGTAGAACTGCGAGCCCCGCAAACCAGCAGATGAGGGAATTAGCGTAAAACTCCATACTGGAAGCTCCCGACTTCAGTCGTGGAGTAGCTCATTTAGTGTATCTATTTATGTGCATTGGATAATTGTTTTATTCTATTTTGCAATATATTGATTAGTTCTTTTCTTAAATCTTCACCATGCAGATTTTGTATTTTTCTTATCATTTTCGAGAGTTTATAATCTCCTAGTACATCCTTTATCCATCTGGCTATATCTCCTCTTTCCATGTGAAATTCTATTGAGCTAATGTCGATGTTTTTTAAATGCTCTATCAGTTGTATTAAATTTCCAGCTTCGATTCCTAATTCTTCACCATATCCTTTGTAGAATTTGAACTTGAATGTGTCTGATGTTTCAATTTCAGTTAGTCTGTAATAGAGATATTCTGGTTTTCTTAGTTCTTCTTGTATGCGTAGATTAAGGTCTGTTATTGCTCTAGTAAATACAATGAATGCTTCCAATGGGGAACTGAAGTGGCTAAAGTATGAGTGTACTGCACCAGAGCCTCCTTTTTTCATGCTCATGTAATAGTAGTGATCGCTTGTTGTAAACAGTCTCCATAATCTCAAATAGTGTTTATTATTAAGTATCTTGACTAATTTTTCCATCGATCCTATCGAATCAAAACAATGCTTTTGGAGTACATTCCCAAGCCATGCGCTCGTATCCCTCTCTTCATCGGCCCATGATATTGTATTATCCTCAGGAATATCAATCTCATCTACTGAAGAATATTTCTCTATAGCCTGACTTGGTGATATAAATCTTATATCGCGTTTCCATGCTTCAACTGGGAACCAATATAGAAATTCATGAATCCCGCTTTCTGGCCAGTTGTGTTCTCCGAAAGTTTCATAATCCATTGCTAAGACGATTATGTCGCCACTAGATTTCCTAATCCATTCACTATACTTATCTGCAGTAAGTGGTCGCTCAGACCATGTTCTGGATGTAAATCTGAAACCTATATCATCTGACAGTCTATAGTTTCTTAGTAAAAGTTTTATGTCTAGGTTTTTAGCTTTGTATACATAATTAGGGCTGCGCCATCCTAAAATTTTTTCTGTCCCTTCCGTTAATATTGCACGAAAATTCATGTCCTTTATCGCCTTAGCAATTTTGTTATTATATAAAAATTCAGTATTCTCGAATATTTGGGGTCTTATTCCAAAAATTTCTTGAATTTTTTCAATATGCATTTTTATCTGTTCGATGAACTCATCATGAGATTTAAAAAGTGATGCTAGACTATGGAAATATGTTTGTGTAATGAGTTCTGCGGCATTGAAATCTATTAATTTATTTATTAAGTTTATGAAATCAGGTGTATAAAATTGTGCCTGTTCTAAAAAGATTCCAGAAAAGCTAAACGCAATTTTAAAAGAATGGCCCTCTTCCCTGCTTTTTTTAGCAAGGTTTATAAGGATTTGCGTTGCAGGTCTATAGCATTTTGAATAAACTCGTTCAAAAATTTCTTTGTTTAATGTTCTGTCAAAGTAAAGGTGTTCCAGTTCTTCGAGTGATATTTTTCTTAACAAATTCAATTTTTCATTAATTTTTCTGCTAATTCTATAAGGTTGATGTACCTCAAAAATGACCACTAAATCATTAACCATTGTTCCATCTATTATGAATATCTACTCCCATATTTTAATCTGTATATTTTTAAATTTTGACACTCTCCTCGACTGAAGTCGGGAGATTCTTGCTTCTAGGTATTCATTGGTTTGTGGTTCATCGCCCTTTTAGGCTCCCACTTCATACACAGATCTACATAGTATGATGATACATTTAAACTTATCAGCAATTCATCCCAGAACTAAAGCTTTAGGCTTTCTTGTCTAAGTTTTGTGTAATGCTGAAAGAAAAATTTATTTCTATATTTGTTAATAGATAGATGCAATGTACAGGTGTGTAGTATTTGATGTGGATGGAGTGTTAACAAAGATCGAGAGTGTGTGGCAATACGTACATGAAAGACTTAATACATGGGATAAGGCAAGAATAAACATGGAGCTTTATTTTAGCAAAAAGATTACTTATGAAGAATGGGCATACTTAGATGCATTTTTATGGAAGGGTATATCTTATGATAAGTTTATGGAAATCTTTGATTCTATACCGGTAAATGATGGGTTTGAAGAAACATTATCGCGAATAAAATCATTAGGTCTTAAAATTATTGCTATAAGTGGTGGATTAATGCCATTATTAGAGAGGTTAAATAGAATTGTTAGATTTGATGATATGTATGCTACTGAACTTATTTTTGAAAATGGAATTTTCACTGGCAAAGTTGTAGTGCATGTAAAGTATGATAATAAGGATCTTGTTCTACTTAATGCATGCAAAAAATATGGTATTTCGACCAGAGAATGTATCGTGGTAGGTGATTCCAAGATAGATATACCGATGTTTGCAATAAGCGGATACAGTATCGCTTTTAATCCAAAAAATCAAGAAGTTGTAAAAGCCGCAAACAAAGTCATAAATAGCGAATCTCTTACTCCAATAGCAGATACTATAGAAGAACTGACCAGAAATTTACATTAAATAATAATGCTCTATTCTTATTGTGAGTATTTCTGAATTTAATAAATTATTAGTTTAAAAACAATGCTAAGGATTATTGTTATTAAATCTTCCTTCTTACTGGAATCTCTAGTAATTCGATTAATAGTTCATCGTATGTTTTGTTTGAGTGTTCTTCTAAGTAAATACTTTTTAGTTGCGCATAAGCTTGTGCTATTAAATGATAGCATGGTTCGTTTTCTCCTGAGGCTACTAATGTTGTGAAACCATTACAACTGCAATAATACATGGGTATTATAAAGTAACGGCCGCTACGACCTTCAGCTATCCAGAGTTCTTTTCCATCGATTGTGTAAACTTTTCTTATACCATTGCTTTCTGCGAGTTTTATAGCTTTCAAACCTCGTCTCTTAAAATTTTTTTTAATCTGTTTTTTTAGATCTGTTTCACTGGATAATGCCTCTCTAATTTTTTGTGACATTTTTTCATAGTATGGATACATTTTTCGTCTCCATGAGGTGCCGAGGGTGGGATTTGAACCCACGGCAGCCC
This genomic interval from Thermoprotei archaeon contains the following:
- the rpoA2 gene encoding DNA-directed RNA polymerase subunit A'', with the translated sequence MSTKSRYSKYIRMMREADLPEKLINQAIESLSQIDDLPESAKNEFINMVIEKYQQALVDPGESVGVIAAQSIGEPGTQMTLRTFHYVGVKELNVTLGLPRLIEIFDARSKPSTPTMTVPLKDEYAQDLNLAKEVAKNIEEVLLEEILDRHEIDLTTMEIRLYINLNQLKQRDISLDTVINFLKAVRNVEVEVEDYNAGIIRVIPQFEEFSYAKINMLKNKILDIRLKGIPGIRRAIVKRGKLNDKEEWYIITEGSNMEAVMKVPGVDAKRVISNDIFEVYQVLGIEAARQVLIQEARKVLEEQGLEVDMRHLMLVADMMTMAGNIRQIGRHGIAKDKSSVLAKAAFEITTKNIYDASARGDVDKLKGVAENVIVGQLIPYGSGNIGVFFDSSSIKAISKKQTEQTEKKEITVKEKADKSSSSKQ
- a CDS encoding 50S ribosomal protein L30e, producing the protein MVDIARELKVAMQTGKIEIGYNSVRNLILTKNVSGIIVAGKGPREKIESLKYYSKISKIPVYIYDGTSWDLGRLCGKPFTVSVVAIINPGESEIMKIFKSSSEEDTMDAGNKAQ
- a CDS encoding NusA-like transcription termination signal-binding factor, whose product is MPEIRLSNRELRYIGLFESLTGAVVKDCVIDERYNRVIFIVRPEDVGLAIGRGGEKVNQLKSVMKVNIEIVSYAETPEEIIKASLMPARIKNVRITSNPAGEKVAQVTVDPKDFAVAIGPKGKNINRARILAKRYFDISNIYITSS
- a CDS encoding sulfite exporter TauE/SafE family protein; the encoded protein is MIIIELILLVLVAVIAGLIGSVFGVGGGIILVPLLVFVFNVPIRAAAGISIVSIIATSLMGSSVYLKDEITNVKLGVILQVAMSTGSIIGALISVYASEEIISLAFSFMLFYASYMMIRSAQSSSRELNTSEGIASKLKLDGSFLDKSEGRIVNYGVKNLVQGFLVSILGGIVAGMLGVGGGLINVPVISMLMNAPIKVAIATSNFIIGVTAVSGSIVYFIRGLVKPLVVAPIVVGIVIGAFVGANYMPKIRNITLKRLFSLYLIYTAIKLILRSLGIPIPF
- a CDS encoding DUF1634 domain-containing protein codes for the protein MKVENVLSKIFRIGLLMSVIIILIGLFISGFREINKPNIPLENIFLENPITIITFGIIVLMSMPIIGLIVLFVHFLKLSNKFFMIMTLYTLLLIMITIYLLL
- a CDS encoding THUMP domain-containing protein; this encodes MQGILVSTYRGREDDCASELWVLLREIGEPNPDIQRLPLPGLVIAYTENDPIILVEKIRSYAGEHPWDFRYVLKIVPLEIVIESSLEKLEEAVKKLAEKIEPEKTFRVTVNKRSSPLSMHEIIDVAAQQVKNRKVNLETPDYIINIEVVGSMMGISVIIPKHIVSIQKIKDEYLKNITSKG
- a CDS encoding ribosome biogenesis/translation initiation ATPase RLI, whose translation is MVIRIAVVDKDRCRPKDCHQECIRFCPIVRAGREIVYIDKGSGKAAIDEDGCIGCGICVNKCPFNAIDIINLVDEPKAQLVHIYGKNMFRLYGLPIPQRNKVVGILGVNGAGKTTALNILSGRLHPNLGILDKEVSVDEVIRTFKGTELQGYLKDLYNNKIRVSYKPQNIIQLTFISGTVSQALRYSDERGLYDDVIEKLELEGILDHKVKELSGGELQRLAIAIVYLRDANAYFFDEPGSFLDVYQRMRVTKLIRSLISPSRIVVVVEHDLAFLDYVSDNAHIIYGKPKAYGIISSSYSVGPGINNYLDGYLPSENIRIRKESVKFDLKPLSSTVKEEFPVFEWTELEVKVNNFRLLVSPGSLSNGDVVGVLGPNGVGKTSFVRVLAGELTPVSGAVYSRLRNKVRMSYKPQVITPIDLTVGEWLKLANPKFSEIEWIMDEVIRPLNLHLIMDRRTTEISGGELQSLAVAVTAITDADVYLFDEPSAFLDVEQRLVVAKLIRKLAESLSKVVLVVDHDLIIHDFAAKKIMLFTGRPGIEGHADEIMSLKHGINTFLHDVGITFRRDPKTGRPRVNKDGSWLDRYQKSINEYYYLSPELPTTVKDKEGE
- a CDS encoding DUF5752 family protein — its product is MVNDLVVIFEVHQPYRISRKINEKLNLLRKISLEELEHLYFDRTLNKEIFERVYSKCYRPATQILINLAKKSREEGHSFKIAFSFSGIFLEQAQFYTPDFINLINKLIDFNAAELITQTYFHSLASLFKSHDEFIEQIKMHIEKIQEIFGIRPQIFENTEFLYNNKIAKAIKDMNFRAILTEGTEKILGWRSPNYVYKAKNLDIKLLLRNYRLSDDIGFRFTSRTWSERPLTADKYSEWIRKSSGDIIVLAMDYETFGEHNWPESGIHEFLYWFPVEAWKRDIRFISPSQAIEKYSSVDEIDIPEDNTISWADEERDTSAWLGNVLQKHCFDSIGSMEKLVKILNNKHYLRLWRLFTTSDHYYYMSMKKGGSGAVHSYFSHFSSPLEAFIVFTRAITDLNLRIQEELRKPEYLYYRLTEIETSDTFKFKFYKGYGEELGIEAGNLIQLIEHLKNIDISSIEFHMERGDIARWIKDVLGDYKLSKMIRKIQNLHGEDLRKELINILQNRIKQLSNAHK
- a CDS encoding HAD-IB family phosphatase yields the protein MYRCVVFDVDGVLTKIESVWQYVHERLNTWDKARINMELYFSKKITYEEWAYLDAFLWKGISYDKFMEIFDSIPVNDGFEETLSRIKSLGLKIIAISGGLMPLLERLNRIVRFDDMYATELIFENGIFTGKVVVHVKYDNKDLVLLNACKKYGISTRECIVVGDSKIDIPMFAISGYSIAFNPKNQEVVKAANKVINSESLTPIADTIEELTRNLH